Within the Rhizobium favelukesii genome, the region ATCAATGATAGCCTGAAGCTTCGCAACGGTATCATTCGCTGGTGGTACGACAAGCGCATCAAGGTCAGCGTGTCGACGCACACCGGGCTGGATGAAGCTGCACTTGTCCAACTGGTCAAGGACGATGACGTAGAGGTTCTGGAGCAAAACCAGACCGTCCAGCAGATCGACACACCGGAAGGCCCGGTCGAGCAGACGATTTACGACGTGAAGATCCGTCGCAAGGCGCCGTATGGCTGCACCAAGCTTGCCGCGGTGCCACCGGAAGAGTTCTTGATCCATCCTGACGCACTCGACATTGAGGAAAGCCCGCTCACAGGTATCAACCCGCGCCTCCGCCGGTCTGATCTCGTCGCCATGGGCTATGACCGCGCCAAGATCGATTCGTTGCCGGCCGCTGGCAGCGATATTGACAAGGACACGGAGGAAGACACCCGCCGCCGTGAGATAGACGACAATCTCGACCAGACAGCGCGGGAACTGCATGAAATCGAGTACTACGAGCTCTACGTCAGGGTCGACGCTGACGACGACGGCATTGCCGAGCTTCGCAGGCTGGTCTTTGCCGGTGGCACTGGCGTTAACAATCTGCTCGAAAACGAGGAATGGGACGAGGTCCCGTTTGCAGACATCATCTCGGAGCGCCGCCCGCATCAGCGCGAGGGCAATTCCATCTCCGACGACACGATGGACATTCAGCGCATCAAGACCGTCCTGCTGCGCCAGACCCTGGATAACCTCTACTGGCAGAACATGCCGCAGCCGGTTGTGCAGGAAGGCGTGATCGTCAATCCAAGCTCGGTCCTGAGCCCAAAATTTGGCGAACCGATCCGAGTATCGCAGGGGACGGACGCGAATACTGCTGTTGGCTACAATAGGGTGCCATTCGTCGCCAAAGACTCGTTCTCCATGCTGGAATATATGGACAATGAGGCCACAGACAGGACGGGCGTCTCTGACGCATCGAGCGGCCTCGCCCCTGACGCGTTGCAGAACATGACGGCCAAGGCGTCGGCCATGATCGAGCAGGCCGGCATCGGGCAGACAGAATTGATGGTTCGCACCATCGCGCATGGTCTCAAGCGGGTTTTCCGTGGCCTCCTGCGCATGGTCATCAAGCATCAGGACCAGCCGCGCACGGTTCGCCTCCGCGGCAAGTGGGTGACGTTCGATCCGCGCGAATGGAATGCGGAGATGGACGCCACGGTCAACACCGGCCTTGGTGCAGGCACCCGCGAACGCGACATGATCATGATGCAGCAGGTCATCAATCTGCAGAAGGACTTACTGCTCTCGCTCGGGCCAGACAACCCGTTCGTGAAGCCGGATAATCTCTACAACTCGATTTCCAAGTTTGCGGAATCGGCCGGCGCGAAGTCTCCGGAGCTGTATTTCACCAAGCCTGATCCGGCTGAAATCCAGGCGAAGATGGACGCGGCAAAGAACCAGCCGAATCCCGATGTGGTGAAGGTTCAGGCTCAGGCAGAAGCAAAGAAGCAGAAGGCAGCGCTAGACGCACAGATCCAGCAGCAGCAGAACCAGACCGATGCAGAGTTGGAAATGGAGAGGCTGAACCGCGAATTTGCTCTGAAGCAGGAGCAGTTGAACCGTGAGCTTGATCTGAAGCGCGAACAGTTGGTTGCCGAACTCGACCTGAAGCGCCAGCAGAGCGCCGCACAGATCGCCATGAACGCGCAGGTGACGAACGCTCAGACGTCGCAGGTTGAAATCGGAGGGCAGCCAGGCTGATGGGTAGTGTTCATCACATTGACGGCGACGAGATCGTCCCGAATGCCGGCGGCAACCAAGAGTGCATTGAATGCCTCGAACGACTGCTGGAGAAGGCCCGAAACGGTGAGGTCGTCGGAGTGGCGATCGCCGCACAATATGCCGACGGTTCGACCTCTGGCCCAGCCGGCGGGTTCCTCTACAACTCAAGGATCGTCGGAGAACTGATGATCCGCGTCACTCGCTTAAGTTTGGGGCAATAATGACCGAAGCTGAAAAGGTCGCACAGGCCCGCTCCCTACTCGATACGCCGCTCTTCCACGTCCTCTGGGATGAAATGGAGAAGGCAGCGATCGACGCTTGCATATTCGCAGACCCAAAGGATGACGAGAAGCGCCACGCCTACGCGGCAGAGGCGCGCGCCATCAAGAATTTCCGCAGTAAGCTGAAGGCTCTCGTGAGCGAAGCCAATACCCAGCGGAAAGGCGCTCCTGCATAGGGCAGGCGGCCGCAACCCGTAAGGAAAACCCATGACTATAGGCGAAAGTGCCAACCTGCCATCTGGCGGGAGCAAAACCGCTGACCCCTCGACTGATCTCAACAACCCGGAAAACCTGAACTTCCTGGATTCTAGCGACGAAGACGAGCAGAACAACCAGGCCGAAGGCGACGAAGGGATTGAAAGCGAGACGGATGAGGCCTCTGAAGATGGCCAAGAGTCCGACGATGCCGAACAGCAGGACGACCAGGACGCAGAATCCGAAGGCGATGAGCCCGAGGAGGAAGGCGAAAAGGAAGAGCCGGTTGTTGTTACCCTGAAAGGTGGCGAACAGGTTCCTCTTGAGGAACTGAAGCTTGGGTATATGCGGGATCGTGACTACCGCCACAAGACGCAAGAGACGGCGAACAAGGCCAAGTCTCTGGACGAAATGACAACGCGCGTCACACGCACCGTGGACGCCATCGCAACCCATCTCGCCGGCATGTTGCCGGAAGAGCCGCAGCACACGTTGGCCATCCAGGACCCGAACGAGTACACGCGCCGAAAGGCGATCTACGATTCGGCACTGGCCCAGGTCAACGCGATCATCAACCTCGCCAACGAGCCCAAGGAAGTGGCGAACAAGCTCACCAAGCAGCAAGAAGACGAGTCCATCGCCTTCAACGACGCCAAGCTTGCTGAAGCATTCCCACAAACCCGGAAATCTGCCGAAGAACGCAGGAAATTCTTCGAACAGACATTCCAGACGGCTCGTGATCTCGGTTTTACCGACGAGGAACTGAAGGGGCAGATCGACCACCGTTATTTCAAGCTCGCGCACTACGCCCGTATCGGCCTCGAAGCTGAACAGGCGAAGGGCAAGGCCTTGGCGAAGGTGCAGAATGCTCCCCCGGCAGCGGTCAAGGTCAAGCAACGGGCCGCGGTCAATGCGGACGTGCAGAAGAGCAGGGACGCGATGAAGAAGTTGTCGAAAACCGGTTCGATCCAGGACGCGCTCCGGATCGACTTCGACTAACCCCATCTTCAAAGGAACAGAACCATGGCAGCACTTGCCAATACCTTCCTCACGAGCGCCGCCAAGGGCAACCGTGAGCAGCTTTCGGACGTTGTCTCCCGTATTACGCCCGAAGACACACCGGTCCTTACGGAAATCGGCTCCGAAAGCGTCATGGGCTCCCACCCGGAGTGGGAAACCATCGACCTTGCCGCACCCGCCGCGAACGTCCAGGCTGAAGGCGACGAATATTCGTTCAACGCCTCTACCCCCGCCGTCCGCGTCGGCAACTACACCCAGATCATGCGAAAGACCGGCATCGTCTCGGGCACGCAGGATGCGGTGGACAACGCTGGCCGCGCTGAGCAACTGAAGTATCAGAAGCTGATGCGCGGTCTCGAACTCAAAAAGGACGTCGAGTTCTCGATCGTCTCCAACGTCGCATCGGTCGGTGGCACAAGCCGTGTTTCCGGTGGCCTGCCATCGTGGGCAACCACGAACGTTTCCCGCGGCGCGACTGGCGCCAACGGCGGCTACAGCTCGGGCACGGGTCTGACGGTCGCAGCAACGGATGGCACCCAGCGTGCCTTCACGCAGGCGCTTCTTGATACCACCATGGGTCTCGGGTTCAACAGCGGCGCAAACTTCAAGATTGCGTCTGTTTCGCCATACGTGAAGTCCGTGTTCGTTACGTTCATGTCTAACTCCAACGTCGCGACATTCCGCTACGCAGTGGATAGCGGCAAGAACAACACGGTGGTTTCGAACGCCGACTACTACGAGGGTCCGTTTGGCCGCATCAAGGTCATGCCGAACCGCGTACAGGCCGTCAGTGCAGGCGTTGCGAGGAATGCGTTCCTCCTGGATTCGGAGATGTTGTCGTGGCTCTGGCTGCGCAAGATCAGCTCCGACCCGGATGTCGCGAAGACCGGCGATGCTGAGAAGTTCGTTCTGATCGGCGAAGGCTGCCTCAAGGTGAAGAACGAGAAGGGTATCGGCGTCGTTGCCGACCTCTTCGGCCTGACAGCTTCCACGTAATCGGCGACCTGCATGTCAATCTAATGGGCTGCTTCGGTGGCCCATTTCTTTATCCAAACGAAAGGAAACGGCCATGGCCGAAACAGCTAAACCACAGATGGTAGACGTCGAAATCCTGCGTGACTTCTGGGACTCGGAATGCGTTCGGCACCCTGCCGGGACGATCATCTCTGTTCCTGTCGAAGCCGCTCTCGATGGCATCGAGAAGGGCGCCATTCGCCGTGCAAAGAAGGACGGTAAATGATCAAGGACGGCGACTGGACTTTGATCGACTGGGAACCAGTATCCGGTCGCTCCGTCTGGCACTATTTCGACGGCGAGAAAACGCATATCCGGACGGACTATCCGGTAACCGCGACGATTGCCGAGAATACAGCATTCCGCAACGAGGCTGGAACTGCGTGGAAGGGCGACTGGCACCGCGTGGCTTCGGTCCCCCTGAATATCTACTACGACCAGCTTCATGAGGCTGAACGACAGGGCGACGAGAAGTTCGTCAGCCGTTGGCTGAACAATGGCGATAATCGCGCCTGGCGCACGAAAGACGGGACACTATAGATGGCCGTTTTCGCAGGATACGTCGATCTCCGAATTGCTGTGGCTGATCACGTCGGCAATCGCAACATTTCGGATGTGATGAGCCGTCTCACGCAGGCCGCTGAAGCTTGGCTGAACCAGAAACTGCGCGCTCGTGAGCAGATCACCATGGACACGGTGACTTTCACCAGCGGTGTTGGGGCTCTCCCCGCCGACTATCTGGAAATGATCGCCCTCTATGACACCAGCGGACGCTATCCTCTGACGCAGGGAACATTGCAGGAGGTCAAGCGGGTTAATTCTCCCTATTGGCGATATGCGATCGACGGGTCGAGCGTCTATCTGTACGGCGTGACCGGAAGCCGCAATATTGAATATTACGCCTCGCTGCCGACGATTTCGGCCAGCGCGACCGGCTCCAACTGGCTCCTGCAGAAATACCCGAACGTCTACCTCTACGCCGTCGGTCTCGAAGCCGCGAAGTTCCTTCGTGATGCCGAACTGACACAGGCAACCGCTGCGCTCCTACAGGGCGCGATGAACGACCTCAAGATCGACGACGAACGCGCCCAATGGGGCAATGGTGCCGTCCGTCTGCAGATGCAAACGCCATGATGACCATTCTCGAAATCATCCAAGCCGTTTCCAAGAACGTCGGCCTTGATGTCCCGTCGCTGGCTGTCGCCAACACCAAGCGAGAAATCGTCGAGCTTATCCAGTTCGCGACGGAAACAGCTACCGAAGTGGCCCGCCGTGCCGATTGGAGCGCATTGCGCGCGACCGCGACCATTACAGGGACGGGGACCAACGATAATTTTGCGCTGCCGGCCGGTTTCGCAAGGCTGACGATGGGAAGCGCAGTCACGACGGGCGGGAACCCCGTCCGTGGCGGCATCAGCCAGGATGAATGGCTGTCTCTCACCTCTATTTCGGGAACGCCTCGCTATTTTCGCATCAACGGCACGTCCTCGATCTCGTTCTATCCGTATCCAGCTCTCGCAGCGACCGCGACCGTTTCCTACCTGTCGAAGAATTGGGCATCGAACGGCACAGCCGCTTGGGTCAATGATGCAGACACGCCGCTCGTGCCTGATGTTCTCGTCACTCAGGGCACGATCTGGCGCTTCAAGCGCAAGTCAGGCCAGGATTACAGCGACTATCTGGCCGAATTCGAAGCCACATTGGCGGACCTCGCCGCAACTGACATGCGGGAACGCCTGCCGTGACGGTGAAGCCAGGAAGGGCGCAAGTCAGGCCCACAGCAAAGGCAAACCCGCAAGCGCCGCGCATGCAGCACAAGGCATTCCCGGCGCCGACGAGGGGATGGATTGCCAACGAGAACCTTGCACTGTCGCAGCCAGCCGGCGCGCTGATGCTGGAAAACTGGATTCCGACGTCGACGGGCATCCGGTCTCGGGGTGGTTCGCTGAAGCATGCGACCATCTCAACCGGTCCCGTTCTTCGCATGTGGACCTACAAGAGCGGCGACGTTGAGGAATTCTTCGCTTCTGATGCGACGAAGATTTTCAACATCACGACGGTTGCGGACGCTGACGTCATTCCTACGCCGGTCGTTACCGGACAGACGAGCGGATACTACTCAACGGCTCAGTTCGGCACGGCCGGTGGCGATTATCTCTATGCTGTCAATGGCACCGATAGCCCCAGGCTTTACGATGGATCAACGTTTACCGCGATAACCGGTGTATCAACGCCCGCTATAACCGGCGTGACGACTTCGATCCTGTCATTTGTTTGGTCCTTTGCCAACCGGCTTTTCTTCATCGAAAAGAACTCGATGAACGTCTGGTATCTGCCGGTTGATAGCATCGGCGGCGCAGCACAGTCTTTTAGCCTCGCGGGCATATTCCAGGATGGCGGATCTCTCCTTTGCGGCGGCAAATGGTCGATGGATTCTGGTGATGGCCTTGATGACAAGTGGGTTGTCATCTCGACCGCTGGCGAGGTCGCCGTCTATCAGGGAACAAACCCCGGAAGCGCTGCAGATTGGCAGAAAGTCGGCGTCTACCAGATCACAGGCCCAATGGGGCCGAATGCGACCATGCAGGCTGGAGGCGATCTTCTGATCGGGACGAAAGACGGGATTGTCCCGATCTCGGCTGCCGTCGACAAGGATATCGCTGCGCTGTCTTTGGCGGCAGTCACGGCGAGCATCGAGCCTGAGTGGAAGGCGGAAGTCGTCGCCCGCGGCTCGCTGCCGTGGGAAATCATCAAGTGGCCGACAAACAACCTTATGGTCGTGTCTCTCCCGGTTCCGAACGACACGATTGCCCCATATTGCTTCGCAGCCAATCTGGAGACTGGCGCATGGGCTGGCCGGATTACCGGATGGAATACTCGCTGCATCGCGCTTTTTGCCGATCAGGGCTATTTCGGGACAAACACCGGCACCATCCATGCAATGGAAGTGGGCGGCTCCGATGATGGCGAGAACTACACCTGCAAATACGTCGGGCTTCCGGACCATCTGGACGCACCGGGCGTCACAAAGACCATTCACCAGGCGCGGTCGATCTTCAAGTCCACATGCCCATTCGATGCCCAGATAAGCGCCTCTGTCGACTATACCGTAGATCTTCCGGGTATTCCGTCCTCCACCGCAGATTTCATCCAGGATGTGTGGGACGTCGGGCTCTGGGATGTGGCCATATGGGATGCGGGCACGGCCTCGACGATCAGCACGCAGTGGGTATCAGTCGGCAAGACCGGGTTCGTGTTCATGCCGCAAGTGCAGATCACGTTCGGCGTCACGCCGAAGCCGGTGACTGAGCTTGTCGCGTTCGATGTGCTCTACGAGAACGGCGGGGTAATGACGTGAGGTTCACATGGGCCTTCACGAACCCTGCCGACACCGCAATCCTGTCCCACCTCGTTGCCGATCGCATCTGGCCGACGAAGGGCCGCAACTTCGGAGAGTGCAGGGGGATTGCCGTTATGGAAGGCGGGAATCTCGCGGCCGGCCTGATCTATCACAACTACGACCCCGACGCCCATGTCATCGAGATATCCGGGGCTGCGTGGGTCAAAGGGTGGCTCACCAAGGATGTCCTCAAGGCCATGTACGGCTATCCGTTCATTGACTGCGGCTGTCAGGCAGTCGTTCAGCGGGTTTCCGATGACGACACGGCGCAGCACCGGATGCTGAAAGTCTACGGCGCAGAGCGCTACCGCATCCCCAGACTCCGCGGCATTGATGCCGCTGAAAACATCTTCATTACGACGCGCGAGGCATGGGCTTCGAACAAGTTTAATCGTTCGGCCAAGGAAGGATAGAATTGTGGGGAAACCGAAGGCGCCAGCCGCTCCAGATCCAGCGAAAACCGCCGCAGCGCAGACCGGCACGAACGTCACCACTGCGCTTGCTAACGCGCAACTCGGCAACGTCAACCAATACGGCCCTGACGGCAGCGTAACCTATTCGCAGAATGGCGGAACGACGTTCACGGACCCGACGTCTGGCGCTAAGTATTTCATCCCGCAGTATACGCAGACGACGTCATTATCTCCGCAGCAGCAGGCGATCAAGAACCAGTCTGACGCGGCAAGCCTGAACCTCGGATCGATCGCCAACCAGCAGTCCAACTTCCTGAAGGACTATCTGGCGAAGCCGGTCAACCTCGATACGCAGGCCACTGAAGCGCGAACGATGGATCTGGCCAATCAGCGCCTCGCGCCTCTGATCGCAAAACGGGATGAGGATCTGCGCACACGTCTCGCCAATCAAGGTATTAAGGCCGGTTCTGACGCCTACAAGAACGAACTGAACACTTTCAACCAGGGCACCAACGACGCGTACAACTCACTAATCCTCAATGGCCACCAGCAGGCGGTTCAGGACATCCTGACGCAGCGCAACCAGCCACTCAACGAGATTTCCGCACTCATGTCTGGCTCGCAGGTTGGCATGCCGCAGTTCGGTGCCGGCACGAACCAGCCGAGCCTTCCGACCGTCGATTATTCCGGCCTCGTTGAGCAGAACTACCAGAACCAGTTGGGCGCCTACAACACGCAGATGCAGCAGCGTAATGGCATCCTCGGGGGTCTGTTTGGCCTCGGCGGCAAGCTTATCGGCCTGTCTGACAAACGCTCAAAGGAAGACATTCACGAGGTAGGCGAGATGGCTGGGCATAAATTATACTCCTTCAAATACAAGAAGGGCAAAGGCGACGGCAAGCATCACGTCGGCGTCATGGCCCAAGAGGTCGAGAAGAAGCGCCCGGATGCGGTCTCTCGCCGCCCTGATGGCATGAAACAGGTCGATTACGGCAAGCTATTCGGAGCATCCAAATAATGGCTGTACCTTCTTTCCTGTTCGGCGGGTCGACCAACGAAACGCCGCAGTCGATCAAGCAGAAACGCGATCTCGTCCGCGCGATCATGGGTGCATCCAGCGCCCCTAGGAACATCGGCGAGGGCCTGAACGCCCTGGGTGATGGCATCGTGGCAAACGTCCTAGATCGCCGCGCCAACAAGGCTGAGGAAGCAGGGCAGAGCGCCGCAAACAGCCTGTTCAACAGCATCCTTGGCGGCTC harbors:
- a CDS encoding portal protein — translated: MAEMTDERLAAIVSALVKDSETYRTDLSTDREKAMEYYDGVMKDVPVEDNRSKVVSRDVRSAIKKVLPSVMRTILGNDQVVEYEPVGEGDEEAAEQASDYINYIVFPESDGYEAVQDAINDSLKLRNGIIRWWYDKRIKVSVSTHTGLDEAALVQLVKDDDVEVLEQNQTVQQIDTPEGPVEQTIYDVKIRRKAPYGCTKLAAVPPEEFLIHPDALDIEESPLTGINPRLRRSDLVAMGYDRAKIDSLPAAGSDIDKDTEEDTRRREIDDNLDQTARELHEIEYYELYVRVDADDDGIAELRRLVFAGGTGVNNLLENEEWDEVPFADIISERRPHQREGNSISDDTMDIQRIKTVLLRQTLDNLYWQNMPQPVVQEGVIVNPSSVLSPKFGEPIRVSQGTDANTAVGYNRVPFVAKDSFSMLEYMDNEATDRTGVSDASSGLAPDALQNMTAKASAMIEQAGIGQTELMVRTIAHGLKRVFRGLLRMVIKHQDQPRTVRLRGKWVTFDPREWNAEMDATVNTGLGAGTRERDMIMMQQVINLQKDLLLSLGPDNPFVKPDNLYNSISKFAESAGAKSPELYFTKPDPAEIQAKMDAAKNQPNPDVVKVQAQAEAKKQKAALDAQIQQQQNQTDAELEMERLNREFALKQEQLNRELDLKREQLVAELDLKRQQSAAQIAMNAQVTNAQTSQVEIGGQPG
- a CDS encoding DUF5309 domain-containing protein, whose product is MAALANTFLTSAAKGNREQLSDVVSRITPEDTPVLTEIGSESVMGSHPEWETIDLAAPAANVQAEGDEYSFNASTPAVRVGNYTQIMRKTGIVSGTQDAVDNAGRAEQLKYQKLMRGLELKKDVEFSIVSNVASVGGTSRVSGGLPSWATTNVSRGATGANGGYSSGTGLTVAATDGTQRAFTQALLDTTMGLGFNSGANFKIASVSPYVKSVFVTFMSNSNVATFRYAVDSGKNNTVVSNADYYEGPFGRIKVMPNRVQAVSAGVARNAFLLDSEMLSWLWLRKISSDPDVAKTGDAEKFVLIGEGCLKVKNEKGIGVVADLFGLTAST
- a CDS encoding phage adaptor protein — protein: MAVFAGYVDLRIAVADHVGNRNISDVMSRLTQAAEAWLNQKLRAREQITMDTVTFTSGVGALPADYLEMIALYDTSGRYPLTQGTLQEVKRVNSPYWRYAIDGSSVYLYGVTGSRNIEYYASLPTISASATGSNWLLQKYPNVYLYAVGLEAAKFLRDAELTQATAALLQGAMNDLKIDDERAQWGNGAVRLQMQTP
- a CDS encoding tail fiber domain-containing protein, with the protein product MGKPKAPAAPDPAKTAAAQTGTNVTTALANAQLGNVNQYGPDGSVTYSQNGGTTFTDPTSGAKYFIPQYTQTTSLSPQQQAIKNQSDAASLNLGSIANQQSNFLKDYLAKPVNLDTQATEARTMDLANQRLAPLIAKRDEDLRTRLANQGIKAGSDAYKNELNTFNQGTNDAYNSLILNGHQQAVQDILTQRNQPLNEISALMSGSQVGMPQFGAGTNQPSLPTVDYSGLVEQNYQNQLGAYNTQMQQRNGILGGLFGLGGKLIGLSDKRSKEDIHEVGEMAGHKLYSFKYKKGKGDGKHHVGVMAQEVEKKRPDAVSRRPDGMKQVDYGKLFGASK